The nucleotide sequence CCCTGCAGTGGCTCCACCGTATGAAAGATACCAGCGCGTGGATCACCCGTTAGTATCTGGCATTACAGCCCTTTAAATTCAAGGTGGTCCACAGGCCGGGGACACAGATGGCAGTAGCCGACTTTCTGTCCAGAAATGGAGGGGGGGCTGCAGGCCGGAGGGATCCCCAGCCTGAGTCGGGCGTTGGGGGTATGTGGCTATGGGGGTGTGGTTCTACGGAACCTGCAGCGGGAGAGAAGGTTGGGAGACAAGCAGTGAGTAAGTAGGTCAAGTGCAAATTTGTAACACCTGTGTTTGATTGCAGTAATTGGCTTGGAGAGACCAGATAAAAGGGTGATGGTAGAACATGGAACACAGAGAGAGATGGGACAAAGACTTGATCTAGGTCTATGAATATCTACATTCAGCACTATGAATATTAAATAGGAGGGTGGGTTGATTGCTGAATATTCAAACCTCACAGTAAGTAAGGTGGTCACTGAGTTTCCAACAGTATAAAACTGAGTCATATTAGTCACAAGCATCCTCACACAGAGTCTACTCTTCAAGAGCTATCATGGAAATGTCTGACTGGGGAGTGACAAACGCAGAAAACCAAACAGTCCAATACTGCTTTCCAAACAACAATTTGTCTTGTACCAAAAGTATCAGACCAGAATCGGAGTATATTATTGTGTACGTTTTCGTTTCTGTAACATCAGTGTTCACGGTGTTTCTGAACTTGTTGGTGATTGTCTCCATCTCACACTTCAAGCAGCTCCACACTCCGACCAATGTGCTGATCCTCTCTCTGGCCGTGGCTGATCTGATCGCAGGACTGATTCTCATGCCAGTGCAGGGAATGAAACTGATTGAGCCATGCTGGTACTTTGGAGAAATATTTTGCTCAATATTTCCTCTGATTCTGTATGTGGTTGTCACAGCATCTCTTGGTAATTTGGTTATTATATCCGTGGATCGGTTCATTGCTGTGAATGACCCTTTGCGATATCCACTGAAGGTCACTACTAACAGGCTTATTGTGTCTATTGTTGTAAACTGGTTATTCtcttttatatattcattttatcttttgtaTGAGTCTTTACTCTACCCAGAAAGAAACCACTCATGTATTGGAGAATGTGTGCTTTATATTAGGTTGGAATATCTAATACTAGATtcctttgtttgtttagtgGCACCTTGTTGTGTAATCATTTCTTTGTATGTGAAAATCTGCTTTGTAGCAAATTATCAAGCTAAGCATTTCAATTCAGTCACAGACAAAAAGGCAAGGTCAGAAAAAAAGGCTGCGAAAACCTTAGGGATTGTAGTGCTGGTTTATCTTCTCTGCTGGATGCCATACTATTTAACTACTCTTTCTCTTGGGCATGACGAAAATGATGCTCTTCTAATTAACATAATGCAATGGATTGTATGCATGAATTCATTAATGAACCCACTTATCTATGCATTGTTTTATCGATGGTTTAGATtgtcagcaaaatatattttgacattGAAAATATTGGAACCTTCATCAGAGTATTTCAATCTGTTCCCAGAGGAGAAATGATCACATAAACTCTCatggaaatggaaataaaatgatCTGTCTCCAAATGGAGtagctttctttttttgagcagctccttatttaacattaaatgacACCAAGTCATGTAACAGCtatgtttttgcttgtttgctttAAAATTATAAAGTGGTGTCTAACATGTACATTGTGAGCATTTATATTTGTGAATGGCACTGGACATGACAATGGACATGAAAGCACAGTAAAAAGATGCTGGATACTGctttgaaagaaaaatgtaaaaaaaaaaaattcatgcaTGACCCTGGCCATTCTGCagttacagtaaaacaatttGCAGACAAATTGTACAAAAATGAGCTAAATTGATTAATAATTGGTAAGTGTGACaatttcctttgaaaaccagtGCATTAATTCAAATGAGCAACATCACACTCGTAGCCTTGCAGTATCGCTCTATATCAGCAAGGCTGTGATTCGGCCATAGGTAATCTGAATGGCTACGAGtatgatattgcatttataatatAGTTTGATGACACAAGTGTGTGAATAAGAAACAACCATgcagtgtctttaaaaacctttttgtgGTTCCTTCtgccacagattcaaatctcaaGTTGGCAAGTTTAATAAATGAGGCCAAGCCTCCAttactaatttaataaatgtgactttggaactagtaacgaaggaacGCTGAGTTGCTTAATTAAAGTTAAAAGCTTATTGTATCATGTAGAGTAGTGTATTatgagagagatggactgagcgggtgtgattacctgcatctgatacagcattcattcttcaaacaaactaacaaataaatgaattaattaaattaaacattggtTTAAATGTCTGCTGAGGAAAGCAAATCTTGTCACTATCTAATGGTGtaaaaatgttaccaaaatCACTGTCACTAACACAGAGACATTTCTCAATaccaaataatattattaaatactattattcatttaaatatatatacatatatatatatgtatatatatgtatatatatattgaacaaCAATAGCTAATAACAACAGCACCCATTAGGTTGCTAAGTCAAAACTACAAACACAGCACTCTGATACCGGATTAAAGtacaaaatagtaaaaaaatacacttaagATTTTAGCATTGAATCATTACTGCAGTGATTCATATGTCTCTGGTATGttgggaacattttttttaaccataacTGATATAGTGTGTAGCTTTTTATTTCTCCAGCAACCATGTTGGAAGATACACATGTCCATACTGTCTATATTGTAATTGTGAAAGACTGACCACCTCACTGAAAGTCTTTGGAATGTGCTTGAGTTTGCCTTACACTGCCTGTCCAAAAAAGTTGCACAATTGAATATTTCATTAGACTGTCTTAAGCTTTGATAacgttgtttttttgttgtgccATAGTTTCAACAACATTATGCAACATACAAAATTTAGTTCCATCAAGAATTGCATTTTTGGCAAAGAGCTTATATTGACAATGAGAGAATCAAACCACTCTGCGTGTTAAAGGCACTTATTTGATCAACAGGTGAGTATGTTGAACCAAAACTTTCGAAgaaccaaaacttttttttttttacaattaaaagtgttataCAGCTGATACAGACTTCATGCTGACAATAATGGAACACTTGAACAGAATGCAGAAAAGATGACATACAAAGGTAATGTTGTAAGcgtaaaaatatatgaaaagtaacacagaaatgtaaaaataatggacttgtgacaaggTCCCCGAATAATGCAAGCCTTTAAGCGTTCATTTTGCAATGAGTTAATTTTTGTTaggaaaagaacagaaaaaaattaaacaagtgTTTCAGGCCTGGCAAAAGCTGTGAAAAGAGTCAGTGATGAATCTGTGTAGCACTGATTACactgattacacacacacactccgtTCATCTGTGACAATTTGTCATGAATTTGTACACTCGGTAGAAAAGTTAATGTAAAGTTATTGAGGACATATTGGGTACTAGAATATTACATGTTTAATcaagggtgtactcattttttcAAACCCTAAATGTATCtaaaattggctaatttacttcttttacagatattaatgctatattcataatttaaaaagctttttgctCAGTCAGTTTATGTTCCAACACTCACCTATGGTCATGATCTCTGGGTAATGACCAAAAGAATGAGATCATGGATTacaattttgttgttgtgttgagCCCTGATCATTTGGGTCATTTTGACTCTCCGATGTTCTCATTAGATTGCGgttaactgatttaaaatactgtcattcttctgttgttctctctctctttccttacTTTTCTTCatcatgtatgtgtgtattttgcTTAGTTTAGATGTATGTTACATGTAGGTTCATTTTAAACCTCTTGTATTCATGATTGAttgtttctgtgtttgctgCTCACAGTTCAGAGTCACTGAAATGTTGATCTTGCTACATGCTAAGTTACTGCTAGTGCTGTATACAGTAGGAAAACTATTCTTTCTTGGCCAGAAAGATAACCTTTCCTAGAGTTGATAAATGATTATAGCATCTGAATGAATTGTTAGGTAAGGTGTACCTATTATGTTCATGTTAAATTGCAAAACTTTTGCTGCCCCTGTGGTGGGATTCAGTTAAGGTTAGGGGCAGATTTGGTGCTATGGGTTTAAGGGGTAGACGTAGAGCCAACAGCGTAATTATAAATGGaactacagaaattaattacagaggTAATTACAggatattttcaaatataagtacaatgtaaaataatgttttaataacaataagtTAATTGTAAAGTGGGTCCCttcaaattgtttttattatgttatattctAAATTGAATTGCTTGTtttcacaaatattatttaatatcaaaGTTACAGGTTGAGATTGCATGATGTAACCATTGTTTGTGCGTATGCTGTAGAAGTCTGGTATAAGGGATGTATCTAAATTGTCTGAATTGTCTAGAGAACATAGCTACATCTCGGCCTGCACAGCACCCAGATAAGGTGTAGCAAGCTAAGGTAATGTATACTTTATTGTCCCATATTTGTCTTGGGCTTGAATCACCACCTTCTTCcatgcattcattttaaataaataataaataaacaaacttttctgATTCCCATTCAGATCCTGTGAAGTGCAAAATCTCATCTGACCCTCAATTTTACTCTGAGATTATTGGAGTTGTCAGGACTTCTGCTTTAAATCACAATGAGGAATTGCAGTGCTTAGGTAAAGATATTGATaattcagtaatttaattattttttattgattaattggATATGGTCTCTACTAATGTGCTCATGGCctgaatatttttgaatatgGCCCTTGATCTTTAGGATGTATTTTGCTTTCTAATGATGTAATGATTCTTTGTTCAACTCTTTTGAGACCTTTTAACTGGACCAAGCTGTTAAAACTCTCCAGAGAGTCTATTAGCACCTGAAATATTTGTCATCTGTAATGATGTCTCATGAAACTCATGGTCAAAGCCTAGCAATTAAAGGTGATTTTGATGATGCAACCAGAGCTGTTGTAGCTTACATCTATTACATCCAAGTTACCCATCATTACCTTAAACCACTTTACTGGTTTCATTGAAACCTGACATGAGAttaattcttttgttttgtgcaaTACAAAGATACAAAATGGAAATGACCAGTGTATGAATGTGAGTGCTCAGTGAATGCAATGTTGCCTGACACTTTCAGCAACAtacggtcattttctaaacctCTAGCCTGTAAGGAAAGCGATATCCTATGACAAGTCTTTGTCCAGcaagacaacaacagatacaGCACAccctgagtctccatcctagtGTGAAAAAGCAGATTGACAAAGTTCTGAATATCTAGCCCAGAGAGAAGACATATTGACAGCTGAAACAAGGTTAGGCTTTGGTGAGCAAAGTGCTTTCTTCTGCATGCTCCAGATTAAAGACCTTCTGCACCTGTTTCAGGGCCTTGTTGTTCCAGATTTTAGGACCCTTCGAAGCTCCAGGAGATACATGTTCTACAGCACTTTGTGTTCAAGGCTGTTGAAGTGAATTCCTGCTCCCTTCCCCACtgcattattataaaattataaaaagtcaCCGCCACtggactgctcactcaaccCCAGAGAACATAAATATCACTTATCCAGACCTCTTCCAGAGACAATGGTATTATTGTATATTGTCAGTCTatgatattataatttatattaaatgctatatagaacaaataatctttaatttatttgtttgaagCATAATGAGGTTCTTCACCTTATTAGTTTCAAATTATTTCTAATGCATTTGACTGGGTGTTATTACTTACTAGTTTGTTAATTAGAGTTTGTTGTTGGTCAGTAgtagttactagcattttaatactgtgttactcatttgttcctgtgtagttattcattaatgatgGAGCCATATTCTAaagagcaggggtgctcaaccctgttcctggagatcgactttcctgctgagttcagctccaaccctgaccaaacacacctgaaccagctaattaggatctgaaggagcacttgataattacagacaggtgcgtttgattaggtttggaactaaattctgcaggaaagtcgatctctaggaacagggttgggctcCCCTGCTAAAGAGCAtattgtcaggcattcaccacagccgcGTCCACCTTCCACGTCATTAGTAGCACTGCCCACCCGCTCTCAGTCACCAGAGTTCTAATCCTCCACATCTGTTTTCAATCAGCCCCACCCTATATAAGACTCTCACTCTCAGTCCATCTCTGTCTGGTCTACTATTCACAGCCCCTGTGCTAGCTCCAGACCTCTCTTCATTTCTTCTATTGGACTCTCCCGTGAATTACCTGGACTCTTTGTGGTTTTCCCCATATGGACTCGCTACCACCACTCAACACATACAAGGACTTTCAGATAAACTTATCATTGCTCAACTTATTCTTGCACTCCATTTCTACAACCTTGTCAATAAAACTCTTGTTTGGTTTTGCACCTTACCTCTGCCTCTGGTCTCATCCCTATTGCATCGTGACAGATATTGTGAGCAATAAACCCAAATAACTATAAACAAAATTCTGTTACATAACACTAACCATAAAACCTGAATGATTAGCTTTACAGTTGCTGTCTGTAATATTTTCCATTAATCACaccttaaaaatgtttgaaataaaacatgtaaaattaaaatgatataacaTATAATTCACTACAGACTTAATTTGCATGCTCAgaactcataattatgatatttcTGACTCTACTTTAAGGGCACATAAGACTTATTAAGtcaacctttatttatatagtgctttatataatacataatgtttCAAAGATGCAGCGGTCAgttctgctgtaaagcagctctaaaaacaATAGTGTAATTTTGGGCTGTCACGATTCCTTGATTAGATTTCAATACTCGATTATAAAAAATCATCAACTGCATTTTGCCCGTGTGTATTAACTAGCAAAATACCACAAGTGGCATGTTTCACAGAGAAGAATTCATTAATAGCGTTATTAGACTGTTTTCCAAGgttacacaaaatattaaagcCATTTAGAATTCCTAACAAAGCATAGTGCTATTATGAATTCACAAAGGCTGGTATACAATTAAACTGTCCTTTAATAAGTGCtttatttatatgcatgtaGGTTACGTGCAACTCAGAGTagctccgttcacagtaaatgctgctccacacaaacatgTCTCGAACACCATCTCTGCATATGCTGGAAGTCTGCTGTGcatataacgttcatctggaaACAATGTGCAccattttatcagatttataaGGTCATACTACTTAAATCATTTAGAAACCTACGAAAATACATCATGTTTctaaatatgctaactgttcattgtgactttaaataaataaataaataaataaataaataaacccttGTCCTGAGTTTGCATGTTTTGATATCCACATGTTCTTGTTCAAGAAATGACAGTGGCTGTACTCCAGTATTTCTATTATAAAGAagtggccaaatattaaaaattaagtggatatttgaattaaatgtaagCTAAATTAGGTCatgataaatgtaaaaacagctTTCAGGCCACTGGCGCCCTCTGCATTtgatataatacataatgtacaAAAGgtattattcatttgttttattacattatgtattttaactgttttgttcaataaaactgtGACAAAGCACCTGTTTGTCACTGGTGAGGGAGCGGCACTGGCCTGCACACACCCTTACACCCACATGTACACAGCCCATTCACTCTCCATTCCCCCTCCTTATCTGTTGCAGCCATCTGCGAAATGAGTGCACGCACCGAACCGATTGCCCacagacatttttctttatcaCTGTTTCCGCCATTGCATACCCaatcatctcacacacacacacattagccTAGTGATGGCCGCTTTCTAAGCACTGCTTCATGAAGCTTCAATAcctttgcgaatcatttgtttcgaAACAATGGTTCGGAGCATGTATCAAACTGCCAAAGTCACATGATTTCAGTAAAGAAGACTTCATTACGTCTGTTTTGAAACTGTTTTGAAACGTTCCGAAATTTCAATGATTTGCCGTTGGGGGGTGATGATCTCTGTAAACCCATGAATCTTGTGAGCTCATTGAGATTGCCCACCAGTGGCGAACCATTGAACCAGTGTCAATGTTTTTTTCCTGATCTCTAATCAGTTTTATCAATTTGTAGACTATTGTTCATTTGTCATTTGGGTCTATTTTTATAaccacaaaaaaagtaatttgaatctgattactcgattaattgtCACAATAGTCAGTTGATTACTCGTTTACcgaaataatcgttagtgacagccctagcgTCATTGTTCAGCTAAGGTCAGTTCACTGTTGATTCACTTCAGTTTAATGAATGTGTCAGTCGAGGACATCATCAATTAAGGAAGTAGGTCAATTCATCTATAAAGCAGCTCTGTAGAAAACGGTGGTGTCATCATCAGCTCAGATCAGTTCTCATCCAATAGTGTCTGTACAGTCAATTCAATAATACTGATGATTATTACTCATCACTAATATTATGTTGTACTCACTAGTCACTATATGTCCCAAACAGAGGGCCTGGCTAAATGCTAAAGTCCTTAATGACTTTAAGTCATTGACTtctctttgtgttttaaaaGATGGGTCATGCTTCACCTCGAAGCACTTACTGGCCTCACATGAAGACAGAAGAATCACAGAAAGGTAAACAGTTCTTTAGCAAAGAAAGCCCAACAGCATGTGTATTTTGTAAGGAGGCTGAAGTGAGCTGAATGAGGAAAGCAACACCCATCAAGACTGACCCCTCTTACCCTTCTTCCCATTCAAGAAAAGGCAAAGAAATATTCAAACCAGAACATCCATACTCAAGAACTTTTTCTTCCTGAAAAGAGCCAGACATCTCAACAGCCATATTTAACTGTGAACATCCACCCATCCACCAACTCACCAACTCAAAGTTATTACTTCCCCACTACTGCTACTCACAAACTGTGTAATTCTCATAATTTGCAGTTTTGACAAAATTAGtttaatctaataaaaaataatatctaaaagCTCATTCCATGAGTTGCTTTCCAGGGAAATAAAGCAGGAGTAGACCAGTACTGGAAATTACTCTATGTCATTTGAAAATACCCGATGTTGTAATAATGGGCAGAATGTAAGTAAAAAAGCGTCACTGGATTCACTAGTCCACTGTAATGTATAAATCAGACTGATCTAGtctatgaatatttaattaatggGTGGGTTTGACAGCTGAATAATGAAACCTCATGTTGAATGGGCTGGTCATTGCGTTTTCCATAAGTATAAATCTGAGTATAAAGCAGTGACAAGGATGGGGGACTAAGCTGACAAGCATCATCACACAGAGTCTACTCTTTAATATCCATCCATCATGGAAGTGTCTAACTGGGGAGTGACAAACGTGGACAATCAAACAGTCCAGTACTGCTTTCCAAACAA is from Labeo rohita strain BAU-BD-2019 chromosome 13, IGBB_LRoh.1.0, whole genome shotgun sequence and encodes:
- the LOC127175572 gene encoding trace amine-associated receptor 13c-like, which translates into the protein MEMSDWGVTNAENQTVQYCFPNNNLSCTKSIRPESEYIIVYVFVSVTSVFTVFLNLLVIVSISHFKQLHTPTNVLILSLAVADLIAGLILMPVQGMKLIEPCWYFGEIFCSIFPLILYVVVTASLGNLVIISVDRFIAVNDPLRYPLKVTTNRLIVSIVVNWLFSFIYSFYLLYESLLYPERNHSCIGECVLYIRLEYLILDSFVCLVAPCCVIISLYVKICFVANYQAKHFNSVTDKKARSEKKAAKTLGIVVLVYLLCWMPYYLTTLSLGHDENDALLINIMQWIVCMNSLMNPLIYALFYRWFRLSAKYILTLKILEPSSEYFNLFPEEK